One region of Jatrophihabitans cynanchi genomic DNA includes:
- a CDS encoding class I SAM-dependent methyltransferase → MSATPRWFSDHAADHSAWYIDRFRKMAADGADLAGEARMVDAMVARGARILDAGCGPGRVGAELAARGHHVVGVDVDPELIAAAEADHPGPRWLVADLAELDLAALGEPEPFDAAVIAGNVMAFVAPGTEPAVLSRVAAHLRPDGFVVIGFGLDRGYPLDDFDAHARAAGLLHEHRFATWDLRPFADEADFAVTVLRRPR, encoded by the coding sequence ATGAGTGCCACGCCACGCTGGTTCAGCGACCACGCCGCGGACCACTCCGCCTGGTACATCGACCGGTTCCGCAAGATGGCCGCGGACGGTGCGGATCTCGCCGGCGAGGCGCGCATGGTGGACGCCATGGTGGCGCGCGGCGCGCGCATCCTGGACGCCGGCTGCGGGCCGGGACGGGTCGGCGCCGAACTCGCCGCGCGCGGCCACCACGTGGTCGGCGTCGACGTCGACCCTGAGCTGATCGCGGCGGCCGAGGCCGATCACCCCGGACCGCGCTGGCTCGTCGCGGATCTGGCCGAACTGGACCTGGCCGCGCTCGGCGAGCCGGAGCCGTTCGACGCGGCGGTGATCGCCGGGAACGTCATGGCGTTCGTCGCGCCCGGAACCGAGCCGGCGGTGCTCTCGCGCGTGGCCGCGCACCTGCGGCCGGACGGGTTCGTCGTGATCGGCTTCGGCCTCGACCGCGGTTACCCGCTGGACGACTTCGACGCCCACGCGCGTGCGGCGGGTTTGCTGCACGAGCACCGCTTCGCCACCTGGGACCTGCGCCCGTTCGCTGACGAGGCCGACTTCGCGGTCACCGTGCTGCGCCGGCCACGCTGA
- a CDS encoding ABC transporter ATP-binding protein → MSMSCTPAIRTEGLTKRFGDVLALDHLDLTVERGEVFGFLGPNGAGKTSTIRLLLHLIHPSAGRAWVLGVPVDDVARAHQHLGYVAGDVALWPQLTGLEALHLLGRLSGGVDQAYLDELLLRLDLDPSRRIRTLSKGNRQKVALVAGLMHRPDVLLLDEPTAGLDPLMEAEFQQIVREAAARGQTVFLSSHILDEVEDICTRVAILRSGRLVEVATLDALRQRDVAVFEIVMDGPVPSFSDVPGVVAEQRVDGAVRVSVHGSPQPLLAELGRRPVVSLRSREPDLEEVFLGFYGVKDRR, encoded by the coding sequence ATGTCCATGTCGTGCACGCCCGCAATCCGAACCGAAGGGCTGACCAAGCGCTTCGGTGACGTGCTCGCGCTCGATCATCTCGACCTCACCGTCGAGCGCGGCGAGGTGTTCGGCTTCCTCGGCCCCAACGGGGCCGGCAAGACCAGCACGATCCGGCTGCTCCTGCATCTGATCCACCCGAGTGCCGGACGCGCATGGGTGCTGGGCGTACCCGTCGACGACGTCGCGCGGGCCCACCAGCACCTCGGTTACGTGGCCGGGGACGTCGCGCTGTGGCCGCAGCTGACCGGTCTGGAGGCACTGCACCTGCTGGGCAGGCTCTCCGGCGGGGTCGACCAGGCGTACCTGGACGAGCTGTTGCTCCGGCTGGACCTGGATCCCAGCCGGCGGATCCGAACGCTGTCCAAGGGCAACCGGCAGAAGGTCGCGCTGGTGGCCGGGTTGATGCATCGGCCGGACGTACTGCTCCTCGACGAGCCGACCGCCGGGCTGGACCCGCTGATGGAGGCGGAGTTCCAGCAGATCGTCCGCGAGGCCGCGGCCCGGGGCCAGACCGTGTTCCTCTCCTCGCACATCCTGGACGAGGTCGAGGACATCTGCACCCGGGTGGCGATCCTGCGCAGCGGCCGACTGGTGGAGGTCGCCACGCTCGACGCGCTGCGACAGAGGGACGTCGCGGTGTTCGAGATCGTGATGGACGGGCCGGTGCCCTCGTTCAGCGACGTCCCGGGCGTCGTGGCCGAACAACGCGTGGACGGCGCCGTGCGGGTCTCGGTTCACGGCTCGCCCCAGCCGCTGCTCGCCGAACTCGGCCGGCGTCCGGTGGTGTCGCTGCGCAGCCGTGAGCCGGACCTGGAGGAGGTCTTCCTCGGGTTCTACGGGGTGAAGGACCGCCGATGA
- a CDS encoding type II toxin-antitoxin system PemK/MazF family toxin — protein MRRAEIWTASGGPDHAGKSRPAVIVQDDRFDTDSITLCPFTTDPTDAPLFRLVVEATPATGLSATSRLMVDKITTVRRAKLSERIGELDDADIVRLNRAVVTFVGIANSRQAT, from the coding sequence GTGAGACGGGCAGAAATCTGGACGGCATCTGGCGGACCTGACCACGCCGGCAAGTCCCGACCGGCGGTCATTGTTCAGGACGATCGGTTTGATACCGACTCCATCACGCTCTGCCCGTTCACCACAGATCCGACCGACGCGCCCTTGTTCCGCCTCGTCGTCGAAGCCACTCCGGCGACCGGCCTCAGTGCTACCAGCAGGCTGATGGTCGACAAGATCACAACGGTTCGACGGGCCAAGCTAAGTGAACGTATCGGCGAACTCGACGACGCCGACATCGTCCGGCTCAACCGAGCGGTGGTTACGTTCGTCGGAATCGCCAACAGCCGGCAAGCCACTTGA
- the vapB gene encoding type II toxin-antitoxin system VapB family antitoxin: MSDVLIRDVPDDVLAAVESHATKLGLSRNEYLRRQLAQDAMRSTVPVTMDDLRWFTQTFSDLAESEVMRQAWE; the protein is encoded by the coding sequence ATGTCAGATGTGCTGATTCGCGACGTGCCCGATGACGTCCTTGCGGCGGTCGAGTCGCATGCAACGAAGCTCGGGCTGTCGCGCAACGAGTACCTGCGTCGCCAGCTCGCACAGGACGCGATGCGGTCGACCGTGCCCGTCACGATGGACGACCTGCGGTGGTTCACCCAGACATTCAGCGATCTCGCTGAGTCAGAGGTCATGCGGCAGGCGTGGGAGTGA
- a CDS encoding PIN domain nuclease has product MTAAETRRWLIDKSALVRLSESLDASEWISRIDRGLVRIATVTILEVGFSARSADDLRAKLRRPPVAAMPIENATPRIETRAIEVQESLAGLGHHRAPSVPDLIIAAIAELAGLVVLHVDKDFELIAGVTQQPTERLRLAQPHST; this is encoded by the coding sequence GTGACCGCTGCGGAGACGCGGCGCTGGCTCATCGACAAGTCAGCGCTCGTTCGTCTGAGTGAGAGCCTGGACGCGTCAGAGTGGATCTCTCGTATTGATCGAGGACTCGTGCGGATCGCCACTGTCACGATCCTGGAGGTCGGATTCTCCGCGAGATCGGCAGATGATCTTCGAGCCAAATTGCGTAGACCGCCTGTCGCTGCGATGCCTATCGAGAACGCGACTCCTAGAATCGAGACACGCGCCATCGAGGTCCAAGAATCGCTCGCGGGGCTCGGACATCACCGGGCGCCATCCGTTCCAGATCTGATCATCGCCGCGATCGCTGAACTGGCTGGGCTGGTGGTGCTTCATGTCGACAAGGATTTCGAGCTAATCGCCGGCGTGACCCAGCAGCCAACCGAACGACTCCGGCTCGCACAGCCACACTCGACCTGA
- a CDS encoding TIGR02611 family protein, translating into MSASGVRRLADRLDGARMRIRALPGGTIAWRVLVTLVGVAIIVLGIILLPLPGPGWLIIFAGLGLLATEYAWASRLLQRTRRYVLAWTRWAARQSLFVQFLIGLAGLLVVGSALWLAWWLVS; encoded by the coding sequence ATGAGCGCCTCCGGGGTGCGCCGGCTGGCGGACCGGCTGGACGGGGCGCGCATGCGGATCCGCGCGCTGCCGGGCGGCACCATCGCCTGGCGGGTGCTCGTCACGCTCGTCGGCGTCGCCATCATCGTGCTCGGAATCATCCTGCTGCCGCTGCCCGGTCCCGGCTGGCTGATCATCTTCGCCGGCCTGGGTCTGTTGGCAACGGAGTACGCGTGGGCGTCGCGCCTGCTGCAGCGCACTCGCAGGTACGTGCTCGCCTGGACGAGGTGGGCGGCGCGCCAGTCGCTGTTCGTGCAGTTCCTGATCGGGCTCGCCGGGCTGCTCGTCGTCGGCAGCGCGCTGTGGCTCGCCTGGTGGCTGGTGTCGTGA
- a CDS encoding HpcH/HpaI aldolase/citrate lyase family protein translates to MRNPKAFFRPLALGAPAPVQEIPFRPSRMIHFFDPSNERMAAKVPELVGKVDVLLGNLEDAIQADRKQAARAGLVQIAKNTDFAQTQLWTRINSLDSPWILDDLTTLVPEIGHKLDVVMVPKVEGVEDIHYIDRLLAQLEAKAGLDRPILVHAILETAAGVANVDEIAAASPRMQGISLGPADLAASRRMKTTRVGGGHPDYLVRTDPVDGEIQGTRPTFQQDLWHYTIARMVDACAAAGILPYWGPFGDIADVVACEDQFRNAFLLGCVGAWSLHPAQIAIARKVFSPSAEDVRWARRVIDAMGDGTGAVMIDGKMQDDATVKQCKVVVDLAEALAELDPELADSYAAAGDE, encoded by the coding sequence ATGCGCAATCCGAAAGCCTTCTTCCGACCGCTGGCCCTCGGCGCCCCCGCGCCGGTCCAGGAGATCCCGTTCCGTCCGTCCCGGATGATCCACTTCTTCGATCCGAGCAACGAGCGGATGGCCGCGAAGGTTCCCGAACTGGTAGGCAAGGTCGACGTCCTGCTCGGCAACCTCGAGGACGCGATCCAGGCGGATCGGAAGCAAGCCGCGCGCGCCGGCCTCGTGCAGATCGCCAAGAACACCGACTTCGCGCAGACCCAGTTGTGGACGCGCATCAACAGCCTCGACTCGCCGTGGATCCTGGACGACCTGACCACCCTGGTTCCGGAGATCGGCCACAAGCTGGACGTGGTCATGGTGCCGAAGGTCGAGGGCGTGGAGGACATCCATTACATCGACCGGCTGCTCGCCCAGCTCGAGGCCAAGGCCGGCCTGGACCGTCCGATCCTGGTGCACGCGATCCTGGAGACGGCCGCGGGCGTTGCCAACGTGGACGAGATCGCGGCGGCCAGCCCGCGCATGCAAGGCATCTCGCTCGGCCCGGCGGACCTGGCGGCCAGCCGGCGGATGAAGACCACGCGGGTCGGCGGCGGGCACCCCGACTACCTCGTCCGCACCGACCCCGTCGACGGCGAGATCCAGGGCACGCGACCGACCTTCCAGCAGGACCTGTGGCACTACACCATCGCGCGCATGGTCGACGCATGCGCCGCCGCCGGCATCCTGCCGTACTGGGGACCGTTCGGCGACATCGCCGACGTGGTGGCCTGCGAGGACCAGTTCCGCAACGCGTTCCTGCTCGGCTGCGTCGGTGCCTGGAGCCTGCACCCGGCGCAGATCGCCATAGCCCGCAAGGTGTTCAGCCCGTCCGCCGAGGACGTCCGGTGGGCCCGACGGGTGATCGACGCGATGGGCGACGGCACCGGCGCGGTGATGATCGACGGCAAGATGCAGGACGACGCCACCGTCAAGCAGTGCAAGGTGGTCGTCGACCTCGCCGAGGCGCTCGCCGAGCTGGATCCGGAGTTGGCCGATTCGTATGCGGCAGCCGGCGATGAGTGA